The following proteins come from a genomic window of Flavobacterium crocinum:
- a CDS encoding Glu/Leu/Phe/Val dehydrogenase dimerization domain-containing protein: MKDLLQQFENKAPEIVFNWKDSETEAEGWTVINSLHGGAAGGGTRMRKGLDMNEVLSLAKTMEVKFSVSGPAIGGAKSGINFDPNDPRKKGVLQRWYKAVSPLLKSYYGTGGDLNVDEIHEVIPMTEECGVWHPQEGVFNGHFRPTEADKINRIGQLRQGVIKVIENPKFSPDVTRKYTVADMITGFGVAEAVRHFYSTYGGEIKGKKAIVQGFGNVGSAAAFYLAEMGAKVIGIIDRDGGLIKEDGFSFEEIRTLFLNKDGNKLVAGNMIPFEEINSKIWTIGAEIFTPCAASRLVTQNQIDSLIANGLEVISCGANVPFADKEIFFGSIMEEVDRKVSLIPDFISNCGMARVFAYFMEKKVQMTDEAIFNDTSETIKNAIVKAHALNSAKTNISATAFEIALKQLV; encoded by the coding sequence ATGAAAGATTTATTACAACAATTTGAAAACAAAGCACCTGAAATTGTTTTCAATTGGAAAGATTCAGAAACAGAAGCCGAAGGGTGGACTGTCATTAATTCACTTCACGGAGGAGCTGCAGGTGGAGGAACAAGAATGAGAAAAGGCTTAGACATGAATGAGGTTTTGTCTTTAGCAAAAACTATGGAAGTTAAATTTTCTGTTTCGGGCCCTGCCATTGGCGGAGCTAAATCTGGAATAAATTTTGACCCGAACGATCCGCGCAAAAAAGGAGTTTTACAACGTTGGTACAAAGCGGTTTCTCCTTTATTAAAAAGTTACTACGGAACTGGAGGAGATTTAAATGTTGATGAGATTCACGAGGTAATCCCAATGACAGAAGAGTGTGGTGTCTGGCACCCTCAGGAAGGTGTTTTCAACGGACATTTCCGTCCAACTGAAGCCGATAAAATCAATAGAATTGGACAATTGCGTCAAGGTGTAATTAAGGTAATCGAAAACCCAAAATTCTCTCCGGACGTTACCAGAAAATATACGGTTGCAGACATGATTACCGGTTTTGGTGTTGCCGAAGCTGTTCGTCATTTCTACTCAACTTACGGTGGAGAAATAAAAGGAAAAAAGGCAATCGTACAAGGTTTTGGAAACGTGGGTTCTGCTGCTGCTTTTTACTTAGCCGAAATGGGCGCAAAAGTAATCGGAATTATTGACCGTGACGGAGGTTTAATTAAAGAAGATGGTTTTTCGTTTGAAGAAATCAGAACGTTGTTTTTAAACAAAGACGGAAATAAATTAGTAGCCGGCAATATGATTCCGTTTGAAGAAATCAATTCTAAAATCTGGACAATCGGTGCTGAAATTTTCACACCTTGCGCTGCTTCAAGATTGGTTACTCAAAACCAAATCGACAGCTTAATCGCAAATGGTTTAGAAGTAATTTCTTGTGGAGCGAATGTTCCTTTTGCTGATAAAGAAATTTTCTTTGGTTCTATTATGGAAGAAGTAGACCGCAAAGTAAGTTTGATTCCAGATTTCATTTCAAACTGCGGAATGGCGAGAGTTTTTGCTTATTTCATGGAGAAAAAAGTTCAAATGACTGACGAAGCTATATTTAACGATACTTCAGAAACTATAAAAAATGCAATTGTAAAAGCTCACGCTTTGAATTCAGCTAAAACAAATATTAGTGCAACTGCTTTTGAAATTGCATTGAAACAGTTAGTGTAA
- a CDS encoding ExbD/TolR family protein: protein MSIKRKRRFHAEVATSSLSDIMFFLLLFFLIISTLANPNVIKMTLPKAKSNEKTNKQLISLSVTEDKQFYIDKQEVPFEELETTLMSKLGTDKTQTVVVRIPFNLQVQDLVDVLQIGVRNNLKFVIATSPK from the coding sequence ATGTCTATTAAAAGAAAAAGAAGATTTCACGCCGAAGTAGCGACTTCATCTTTGAGCGACATTATGTTTTTCCTGTTGTTGTTTTTCTTAATTATCTCAACACTGGCAAATCCGAATGTGATTAAGATGACGCTTCCAAAAGCGAAATCGAACGAAAAAACAAACAAGCAGTTAATCAGTTTGTCGGTTACAGAAGACAAGCAATTTTATATCGATAAACAAGAAGTTCCTTTTGAAGAACTGGAAACTACTTTAATGAGCAAGTTAGGAACAGATAAAACGCAGACTGTTGTCGTGCGAATTCCGTTCAATTTACAAGTTCAGGATTTAGTAGATGTTTTACAGATAGGAGTACGAAATAATTTAAAGTTTGTAATTGCAACTAGTCCAAAGTAG